One Actinosynnema pretiosum DNA segment encodes these proteins:
- a CDS encoding FG-GAP repeat domain-containing protein, producing MHFRRKIATAFSALLLTASTALGGAVAHADPSAREQVGAPSSAAALPDLGPQITRAEVLARAQRWVDQRVPYSQDQAKAVDDGDGHKYRPDCSGYVSMAWHLPKKSDGWDLNTGDLAAWGGKTFLSSYDELKPGDALLSSGHVVLFDKWADAGRTEMWIYQERTWGDVAQHVKRSRSGYASDGFRALRYLNIVDSTPVANGETQVRGDFTGDGKDDLVMLYDYGNARTAAFVARSTGTKFDWPAYWWDSGNGTWEAGRTKLSVGDVDDDGKDDLVLLYDYPGARTAAFVARSTGTSFEWPVSWWDSGAGVWEAGRSRPVVGDVTGDGKADLVVLYDYGNARTAAFVARSTGAKFDWPAYWWDSGNGVWEAGRTKLSVGDTTGDGKADLVMLYDYGNARTAAFVARSTGTKFDWPAYWWDSGNGTWEAGRSKLSVGDTTGDGKADVVILYDYPGARTAAFVARSTGTSFDWPAYWWDSGAGVWEAGRTKLVLGDHTGDGLVDATLLYGYPGDRTTAFVARSTGTALVWPLSWWDSGAGVWEWGRSRIA from the coding sequence GTGCACTTCAGACGCAAGATCGCCACCGCGTTCAGCGCGCTCCTGCTGACCGCGAGCACCGCGCTCGGCGGGGCCGTCGCCCACGCCGACCCGAGCGCGCGGGAGCAGGTCGGAGCGCCGTCGTCGGCCGCGGCGCTGCCGGACCTCGGACCGCAGATCACCAGGGCCGAGGTCCTCGCCCGCGCGCAGCGGTGGGTGGACCAGAGGGTGCCCTACAGCCAGGACCAGGCCAAGGCCGTCGACGACGGCGATGGGCACAAGTACCGCCCGGACTGCTCCGGGTACGTGTCGATGGCCTGGCACCTGCCGAAGAAGTCGGACGGCTGGGACCTCAACACCGGCGACCTGGCCGCGTGGGGCGGGAAGACCTTCCTCAGCAGCTACGACGAGCTCAAGCCGGGCGACGCGCTGCTCAGCAGCGGGCACGTCGTGCTGTTCGACAAGTGGGCCGACGCCGGGCGCACCGAGATGTGGATCTACCAGGAGCGGACCTGGGGCGACGTGGCGCAGCACGTGAAGCGGTCGCGCTCGGGCTACGCGTCCGACGGGTTCCGCGCGCTGCGGTACCTCAACATCGTCGACAGCACGCCGGTCGCGAACGGGGAGACCCAGGTCCGGGGCGACTTCACCGGGGACGGCAAGGACGACCTGGTGATGCTCTACGACTACGGCAACGCCCGCACGGCGGCGTTCGTCGCGCGCTCGACGGGGACCAAGTTCGACTGGCCCGCCTACTGGTGGGACTCCGGCAACGGGACCTGGGAAGCGGGGCGCACCAAGCTGTCGGTCGGGGACGTGGACGACGACGGCAAGGACGACCTCGTCCTGCTCTACGACTACCCCGGCGCCCGGACCGCGGCGTTCGTGGCCCGCTCCACCGGGACGTCCTTCGAGTGGCCCGTGTCGTGGTGGGACTCGGGGGCGGGCGTGTGGGAGGCGGGGCGGAGCCGCCCGGTGGTCGGTGACGTGACCGGGGACGGCAAGGCCGACCTGGTGGTGCTCTACGACTACGGCAACGCCCGCACGGCCGCGTTCGTCGCCCGCTCGACCGGCGCCAAGTTCGACTGGCCCGCCTACTGGTGGGACTCCGGGAACGGGGTGTGGGAGGCCGGGCGCACCAAGCTGTCGGTCGGCGACACCACCGGCGACGGCAAGGCCGACCTGGTGATGCTCTACGACTACGGCAACGCCCGGACGGCGGCGTTCGTCGCGCGGTCGACGGGGACCAAGTTCGACTGGCCCGCCTACTGGTGGGACTCCGGCAACGGGACCTGGGAAGCGGGGCGCAGCAAGTTGTCGGTCGGCGACACGACCGGCGACGGCAAGGCCGACGTGGTGATCCTCTACGACTACCCCGGCGCCCGCACCGCCGCGTTCGTGGCCCGCTCGACCGGCACGTCCTTCGACTGGCCCGCCTACTGGTGGGACTCGGGGGCGGGCGTGTGGGAGGCCGGGCGCACCAAGCTCGTCCTCGGCGACCACACCGGCGACGGCCTGGTCGACGCCACCCTGCTCTACGGCTACCCCGGCGACCGGACCACCGCGTTCGTCGCCCGCTCGACCGGCACGGCCCTGGTGTGGCCGCTGTCGTGGTGGGACTCGGGCGCGGGCGTGTGGGAGTGGGGGCGCTCGCGGATCGCCTGA
- a CDS encoding AfsR/SARP family transcriptional regulator, whose product MEVRLLGSVGVWERDREVAPVQPRQRAVLAALAVEAGRPVAVDTLLRRVWGETPPARARDALYVHITRLRRTLGPAVPLPRRSGGYLLDLAPDHVDALRFRALLKRAERAGLPVADRVELFDRALRLWRGTPLADLAGDWAVRTRETWQRLHVDALVGWAGAHVEAGSPESVVGPLLDLVERHPLMERPVGVLMRALARGGRSAEALEQYARARTRIADELGVEPGPELRHLHEALLRDGVDRAPRPVPVAPVFQLPPDLPDHTGGEDLLAEAGDGLRRRSPVLVVSGPAGVGKTAFTVRLANLVRADYPDGALFLSLNGALGTPMSPAEVLGRALRALDPTGPDAGFDADLARYRAITHDRRVLVVLDDAAGAEQVRPLLPSGPGCALLVSTRAWLTALPGASRVELRVMDDRDAHRLLERVVGHDRLSAEPEATARLVALCAGLPLALRIVGARLAARPHWPVAKLVTRMADRGRRLDELAVDDLRVRTGIDVGYQGLSGQARRALRAVGAVDVGELAPWLLSAALGTGATTTDDLLEHLVDARLVEAAAGDGTNPRYRVHDLVRLYAAERAQAEEPPEESVAMLDRVLAAAVHLVRGHDTRRAYLVRHERDTPLPEPPACRGVAIDLAAEEPTLVVLVEVAARRGLVRQAAALADALVFASFAKTNDFAGWERVRDAVAAAATAAGERGVLAGTCYGRAQLRYAQDRFTESADLFERARVLFLELGDAAGAASAATGLATVHRELGDHGRSIPLLSEQLAEFDRLGLAEGGANAHYGLGYAYRERGLDERALTHLRAAVDRYRALGHRAGEAIAVRGIGLVHRARGDLAEAAGWSERAHRLALASGEQLLSSYTAQALAKVWIRTGHPERALRPLLRARRVCAEHGDRLGAALVQRTLGELHLAAGRLPEALRELTGALTTWTELEHRLWQARTRRDLGAVHACAGDPAAAAAHWRAAAEVFRALGTREAGEVDEWPRRWRPGARGGAPLAAAAATTAAPAP is encoded by the coding sequence ATGGAAGTCAGGCTGCTGGGCTCGGTCGGGGTGTGGGAGCGCGACCGCGAGGTGGCGCCCGTGCAGCCGCGACAGCGGGCGGTGCTGGCCGCGCTGGCGGTGGAGGCGGGCAGACCGGTCGCCGTGGACACCCTGCTGCGCCGCGTCTGGGGCGAGACCCCGCCCGCCCGCGCCCGCGACGCGCTCTACGTGCACATCACCCGCCTGCGGCGGACGCTGGGCCCGGCGGTCCCGCTGCCGCGCCGATCCGGCGGCTACCTGCTCGACCTCGCCCCTGACCACGTCGACGCCCTGCGGTTCCGGGCCCTGCTCAAGCGCGCGGAGCGCGCCGGACTGCCGGTGGCCGACCGCGTCGAGCTGTTCGACCGGGCGCTGCGGCTGTGGCGGGGCACGCCGCTGGCGGACCTGGCCGGGGACTGGGCGGTCCGCACGCGCGAGACGTGGCAGCGCCTGCACGTCGACGCGCTGGTCGGCTGGGCGGGCGCGCACGTCGAGGCGGGCTCCCCGGAGTCGGTGGTCGGCCCGCTGCTGGACCTGGTCGAGCGCCACCCGCTGATGGAGCGACCGGTGGGCGTGCTGATGCGGGCGCTGGCGCGCGGCGGCCGGTCGGCCGAGGCGCTGGAGCAGTACGCGCGGGCGCGCACCCGCATCGCCGACGAGCTGGGCGTCGAACCCGGCCCCGAACTGCGCCACCTGCACGAGGCCCTGCTGCGCGACGGCGTGGACCGCGCGCCCCGCCCGGTCCCGGTGGCCCCGGTGTTCCAGCTGCCGCCCGACCTGCCCGACCACACCGGCGGCGAGGACCTGCTGGCCGAGGCGGGCGACGGCCTGCGGCGCCGCTCCCCGGTGCTCGTGGTCTCCGGTCCGGCCGGGGTGGGCAAGACCGCGTTCACCGTGCGCCTGGCCAACCTGGTCCGCGCCGACTACCCCGACGGCGCGCTGTTCCTGAGCCTGAACGGCGCGCTCGGCACCCCCATGTCCCCGGCGGAGGTGCTCGGCCGCGCGCTGCGGGCGCTCGACCCGACCGGCCCCGACGCCGGTTTCGACGCCGACCTGGCCCGCTACCGGGCCATCACGCACGACAGGCGGGTCCTGGTCGTGCTCGACGACGCCGCGGGCGCCGAGCAGGTGCGCCCCCTGCTGCCCAGCGGTCCGGGGTGCGCGCTCCTCGTCTCCACCCGCGCCTGGCTGACCGCGCTGCCGGGCGCGTCACGGGTCGAGCTGCGGGTGATGGACGACCGCGACGCGCACCGGTTGCTGGAGCGCGTGGTGGGCCACGACCGCCTGTCCGCCGAACCCGAGGCGACGGCCCGCCTGGTCGCGCTGTGCGCGGGGCTGCCGCTGGCGCTGCGCATCGTCGGCGCCCGCCTGGCCGCCCGCCCGCACTGGCCGGTGGCGAAGCTGGTGACCCGCATGGCCGACCGCGGCAGGCGCCTGGACGAGCTGGCGGTGGACGACCTGCGCGTGCGGACCGGCATCGACGTCGGCTACCAGGGCCTGTCCGGGCAGGCCCGCCGCGCGCTGCGGGCCGTCGGCGCGGTGGACGTCGGCGAACTGGCCCCGTGGCTCCTCTCCGCCGCGCTGGGAACCGGCGCCACCACCACCGACGACCTCCTGGAGCACCTGGTCGACGCCAGGCTGGTGGAGGCGGCGGCGGGCGACGGGACCAACCCCCGCTACCGCGTCCACGACCTCGTCCGCCTCTACGCCGCCGAACGCGCGCAGGCCGAGGAACCCCCCGAGGAGTCCGTCGCGATGCTGGACCGCGTGCTGGCCGCCGCCGTGCACCTGGTGCGCGGTCACGACACGCGGCGCGCGTACCTGGTGCGCCACGAACGCGACACCCCGCTGCCCGAACCGCCCGCCTGCCGGGGGGTCGCCATCGACCTGGCGGCCGAGGAGCCGACGCTGGTCGTGCTGGTGGAGGTGGCCGCACGACGGGGGCTGGTGCGGCAGGCGGCGGCGCTGGCCGACGCGCTGGTGTTCGCCTCGTTCGCCAAGACCAACGACTTCGCCGGCTGGGAGCGCGTCCGCGACGCGGTGGCCGCGGCGGCGACGGCGGCCGGTGAGCGGGGCGTGCTGGCCGGAACCTGCTACGGCCGCGCCCAGCTGCGGTACGCGCAGGACCGCTTCACCGAGTCCGCCGACCTGTTCGAGCGCGCGCGGGTGCTGTTCCTGGAACTGGGCGACGCCGCGGGCGCGGCCTCGGCCGCCACGGGGCTGGCCACCGTCCACCGGGAGTTGGGCGACCACGGCAGATCCATCCCGCTCCTGTCGGAGCAGCTGGCCGAGTTCGACCGCCTGGGGTTGGCGGAGGGCGGCGCCAACGCCCACTACGGCCTCGGCTACGCCTACCGCGAGCGCGGCCTGGACGAGCGGGCACTGACCCACCTGCGCGCGGCGGTCGACCGCTACCGCGCCCTCGGGCACCGCGCGGGGGAGGCGATCGCGGTGCGGGGCATCGGTCTGGTGCACCGGGCGCGCGGCGACCTGGCCGAGGCGGCCGGGTGGAGCGAGCGGGCGCACCGCCTGGCGCTGGCGTCCGGCGAACAACTGCTGTCGTCGTACACCGCGCAGGCCCTCGCCAAGGTCTGGATCCGCACCGGCCACCCCGAACGCGCCCTGCGACCCCTGCTGCGCGCCCGAAGGGTCTGCGCCGAGCACGGCGACCGCCTGGGCGCGGCGCTGGTGCAGCGCACGCTCGGCGAACTCCACCTGGCGGCAGGCCGCCTGCCGGAGGCGCTGCGGGAGCTGACCGGCGCCCTGACGACGTGGACCGAGCTGGAGCACCGGCTGTGGCAGGCCCGCACCCGGCGCGACCTGGGCGCGGTCCACGCGTGCGCGGGCGACCCGGCCGCCGCCGCCGCGCACTGGCGCGCGGCGGCGGAGGTCTTCCGGGCGCTGGGCACGCGGGAGGCCGGGGAGGTCGACGAGTGGCCCCGCCGCTGGCGGCCGGGCGCGCGCGGTGGCGCCCCACTGGCGGCAGCCGCCGCGACTACGGCCGCGCCAGCTCCCTGA
- a CDS encoding TetR/AcrR family transcriptional regulator encodes MTRAATAAATREKVLEAARELFTTSRYEDVKAADIARAAGVAHGLVFHHFGSKQGLYGEVLCTIGREVLDLHVNDPAVPLGRRIRRSHAAHLSYLAAHRDLALNLVLQPWGVVESFDRVRDDGNRNLAENLGLDFGLPAVRAALRMHTKAADQLARDHLLGEHPFDQETVVEMLMAVLAGVLRAARVAEPSLEVDRALRELARP; translated from the coding sequence ATGACCCGCGCCGCCACCGCCGCCGCCACCAGGGAGAAGGTCCTGGAGGCGGCCCGCGAGCTGTTCACCACGTCGAGGTACGAGGACGTGAAGGCGGCCGACATCGCCCGAGCGGCGGGCGTCGCGCACGGCCTGGTGTTCCACCACTTCGGCAGCAAGCAGGGGCTCTACGGCGAGGTCCTGTGCACGATCGGCCGCGAGGTGCTGGACCTGCACGTCAACGACCCGGCCGTGCCGCTGGGCAGGCGGATCCGCCGGTCGCACGCGGCCCACCTGTCCTACCTCGCGGCGCACCGCGACCTGGCGCTGAACCTGGTGCTGCAACCGTGGGGCGTGGTGGAGTCGTTCGACCGCGTGCGCGACGACGGCAACCGAAACCTGGCGGAGAACCTGGGGCTGGACTTCGGGCTGCCCGCGGTGCGGGCCGCGCTGCGGATGCACACGAAAGCGGCCGACCAGCTCGCGCGCGACCACCTGCTGGGCGAGCACCCGTTCGACCAGGAGACGGTGGTGGAGATGCTGATGGCGGTGCTGGCGGGGGTGCTGCGGGCGGCGCGGGTCGCGGAGCCGTCGTTGGAGGTGGACCGGGCGCTCAGGGAGCTGGCGCGGCCGTAG
- a CDS encoding SDR family oxidoreductase, whose protein sequence is MTKTLIIGATGTVGGLVLREAVRRGVDVRALVRDRARADLPGAVEPVQGDLADREAVRAALRGVDSAFYVSPHESNEVEIATLFGEEAQRAGARLVFGGFHVEDDAAREAASRAIPAYAPKLRLAAFLARTDTRPAMFSLTNFDQNDEVFRADIEAGVFPTPLHPGGVNRIDLRDAAEVITTALTDADFAAGSHQLLGPESLNGEQSARIWAEELGREVVYTGDDPEWRQAFARRLSGRKLADWIRSFELLSSAPIPTDPAEVDTMTELLGRAPRTLRDYVRDSVVGAR, encoded by the coding sequence ATGACCAAGACCCTGATCATCGGCGCGACGGGAACCGTGGGCGGCCTGGTGCTGCGCGAGGCCGTGCGCCGGGGCGTGGACGTGCGGGCGCTGGTGCGCGACCGGGCGCGGGCGGACCTGCCCGGCGCGGTCGAGCCCGTGCAGGGCGACCTCGCCGACCGCGAGGCCGTCCGAGCCGCGCTGCGCGGTGTCGACTCGGCGTTCTACGTGTCACCGCACGAGAGCAACGAGGTCGAGATCGCCACCCTCTTCGGCGAGGAGGCCCAGCGCGCGGGCGCCCGCCTGGTGTTCGGCGGCTTCCACGTCGAGGACGACGCCGCGCGCGAGGCCGCGAGCCGCGCGATCCCGGCCTACGCCCCGAAGCTCAGGCTGGCGGCGTTCCTGGCGCGCACGGACACCCGGCCCGCGATGTTCAGCCTCACCAACTTCGACCAGAACGACGAGGTCTTCCGCGCCGACATCGAGGCGGGCGTCTTCCCGACGCCGCTGCACCCCGGTGGCGTCAACCGGATCGACCTGCGCGACGCCGCCGAGGTGATCACCACCGCGCTGACCGACGCGGACTTCGCCGCGGGCTCCCACCAGCTCCTCGGGCCCGAGTCGCTCAACGGCGAGCAGAGCGCCCGGATCTGGGCCGAGGAGCTCGGCCGCGAGGTCGTCTACACCGGCGACGACCCCGAGTGGCGCCAGGCGTTCGCGCGCAGGCTGTCCGGCCGCAAGCTCGCGGACTGGATCCGCAGCTTCGAACTCCTGAGCTCCGCGCCGATCCCGACCGACCCCGCCGAGGTCGACACCATGACCGAGCTGCTCGGCCGCGCGCCCCGCACCCTGCGCGACTACGTGCGCGACTCCGTCGTGGGGGCGAGGTGA
- a CDS encoding TIGR03619 family F420-dependent LLM class oxidoreductase: MKIGFTLPQAGNVAWQAPQAARCARELEQLGADSLWVIDRLLSPVNPTVGHNGGEGFPEEFRAVLDPFVLLAVAATATERVLIGSNVLNAPWYPPALLARALTTLDVLSGGRLAPGFGVGWSPDEFEAVNVPMSERGSRLDETLDVLDQLWTADPAEHRGKHWTLPATRAALKPTRRPPVYLAAFAPAAMRRVATRADGWLPALVPPRSTDIEAAVTKPWALIRAMAAEAGRDPDELDVILRVYPSVRSDTAVAEVVELIKRVEAESEVRHVLVDLMHLADDVDRVLDLAATVLSSARG; encoded by the coding sequence GTGAAAATCGGGTTCACGCTGCCCCAAGCCGGAAACGTCGCCTGGCAGGCCCCGCAGGCGGCGAGGTGCGCTCGCGAGCTCGAACAGCTGGGAGCCGACAGCCTCTGGGTGATCGACCGCCTGCTGTCCCCGGTCAACCCCACCGTCGGCCACAACGGCGGCGAGGGCTTCCCCGAGGAGTTCCGCGCCGTCCTGGACCCGTTCGTCCTGCTGGCCGTGGCCGCCACCGCGACCGAGCGGGTCCTCATCGGCAGCAACGTCCTCAACGCCCCCTGGTACCCGCCCGCGCTGCTCGCCCGCGCGCTCACCACGCTCGACGTGCTCAGCGGGGGCCGCCTGGCGCCCGGCTTCGGCGTCGGCTGGTCCCCGGACGAGTTCGAGGCGGTGAACGTCCCGATGTCCGAGCGCGGCTCCCGCCTGGACGAGACCCTGGACGTGCTCGACCAGCTGTGGACGGCGGATCCCGCCGAACACCGGGGAAAGCACTGGACCCTCCCCGCCACCCGCGCCGCCCTGAAGCCGACCCGCCGCCCGCCGGTCTACCTGGCGGCGTTCGCGCCCGCGGCCATGCGCCGCGTCGCGACCCGCGCGGACGGCTGGCTCCCGGCACTGGTCCCGCCCCGCAGCACGGACATCGAGGCGGCGGTGACCAAGCCCTGGGCGCTGATCCGCGCCATGGCGGCGGAAGCGGGCCGCGACCCGGACGAGCTGGACGTGATCCTGCGCGTCTACCCGTCGGTCCGCTCCGACACCGCCGTGGCGGAGGTGGTCGAGCTGATCAAGCGCGTGGAGGCGGAGTCCGAGGTCCGCCACGTCCTGGTGGACCTGATGCACCTCGCCGACGACGTCGACCGGGTGCTCGACCTGGCCGCGACGGTGCTGTCGAGCGCGCGGGGGTAG
- a CDS encoding ZIP family metal transporter encodes MPGLWVAGGWGLLAGSALLLGALVGYLARVPAAVVAGVMAFGSGVLLSAVSFELVAEAHERGGLAATAAGTAVGAVVYTLANVVLAGRGARHRKRSGGQQPSEDEQAGSGGAIALGALLDGVPESIVIGTSLLGGGSVSAATVAAVFISNVPEGLSSASGMRRAGRGPRYVFALWGGIALISALAAMLGHGVLGGASPQVLAGITALAGGAILAMVADTMIPEAFEDARLWSGLITVAGFLTAFALSRL; translated from the coding sequence GTGCCGGGGTTGTGGGTGGCGGGCGGGTGGGGGTTGCTGGCCGGGTCGGCGCTGCTGCTGGGGGCGCTGGTCGGGTACCTGGCGCGGGTCCCGGCGGCGGTGGTGGCCGGGGTGATGGCCTTCGGCAGCGGGGTGCTGCTGTCGGCGGTGTCGTTCGAGCTGGTCGCCGAGGCGCACGAGCGGGGCGGGTTGGCCGCGACCGCGGCGGGGACGGCGGTGGGCGCGGTGGTCTACACGCTGGCCAACGTGGTGCTGGCCGGGCGCGGGGCCCGGCACCGCAAGCGCTCGGGCGGGCAGCAGCCCTCGGAGGACGAGCAGGCCGGGTCCGGCGGGGCGATCGCGCTGGGCGCGCTGCTGGACGGGGTGCCGGAGTCGATCGTGATCGGCACGAGCCTGCTCGGCGGCGGGTCGGTGAGCGCGGCCACGGTGGCGGCGGTGTTCATCAGCAACGTCCCGGAGGGCTTGTCGAGCGCCTCCGGGATGCGCAGGGCCGGGCGCGGTCCCCGGTACGTGTTCGCGCTGTGGGGCGGGATCGCGCTGATCAGCGCTCTGGCCGCGATGCTCGGCCACGGGGTGCTGGGCGGCGCCTCACCGCAGGTGCTGGCCGGGATCACCGCGCTGGCGGGCGGGGCGATCCTCGCGATGGTGGCCGACACGATGATCCCCGAGGCGTTCGAGGACGCCAGGCTGTGGAGCGGCTTGATCACCGTCGCGGGGTTCCTGACCGCCTTCGCCCTGTCCCGGCTCTGA
- a CDS encoding type VII secretion target codes for MTGGYDVAPEELRAHGSHLDGLVDRLRTAVDAARIASMSDDSYGLLCSFLPAVVDPVERSAADALDAAVEGVTTTADNVRTTARDYDEQESAHADAFQGIERTSLGGGA; via the coding sequence GTGACAGGCGGGTACGACGTCGCTCCGGAGGAGCTCCGGGCGCACGGAAGTCATCTGGACGGCCTGGTCGACAGGTTGCGCACGGCGGTCGACGCGGCTCGCATCGCGAGCATGTCCGACGACTCGTACGGGCTGCTGTGCTCGTTCCTGCCCGCGGTCGTGGACCCGGTGGAGCGGAGCGCGGCCGACGCGCTGGACGCGGCGGTCGAGGGCGTCACGACGACGGCCGACAACGTGCGCACCACCGCGCGCGACTACGACGAGCAGGAGAGCGCCCACGCCGACGCCTTCCAGGGCATCGAGCGCACCTCCCTGGGCGGTGGCGCGTGA
- a CDS encoding YbaB/EbfC family nucleoid-associated protein, translating into MSGDPTRLSAGLVGGAEDAEARIAAWAREAQAKAERYRQVGETAQELRLTATSRDGAVRVTVRPDGVVTDLVLGERSRALPPDGLSALVLDTMRRAQAGIADQVCEVVDAGLGDEAPETRSMLVEELRTRFPAVEDDEPDPYEDEDDLSRAPRDDDEDVPPRPAANPPGASPPLAPRPGRAQADDEGNEPW; encoded by the coding sequence GTGAGCGGGGACCCGACGAGGTTGTCCGCCGGGCTGGTCGGCGGGGCGGAGGACGCCGAGGCGCGGATCGCCGCGTGGGCGCGGGAGGCGCAGGCCAAGGCCGAGCGGTACCGGCAGGTCGGCGAGACCGCCCAGGAGCTGCGGCTGACCGCGACCAGCCGGGACGGCGCGGTCCGGGTGACCGTGCGGCCGGACGGCGTGGTCACCGACCTGGTGCTCGGGGAGCGCTCGCGCGCCCTCCCGCCGGACGGCCTGTCGGCGCTCGTGCTCGACACGATGCGCCGCGCCCAGGCGGGCATCGCCGACCAGGTCTGCGAGGTGGTGGACGCCGGGCTCGGCGACGAGGCCCCGGAGACCCGCTCGATGCTGGTGGAGGAGCTGCGGACGCGCTTCCCCGCCGTGGAGGACGACGAGCCCGACCCGTACGAGGACGAGGACGACCTCTCGCGCGCGCCTCGGGACGACGACGAGGACGTCCCGCCCCGACCGGCCGCGAACCCGCCCGGCGCGTCCCCGCCCCTGGCGCCCCGTCCGGGGCGGGCGCAGGCTGACGACGAGGGGAACGAGCCGTGGTGA